One Coffea arabica cultivar ET-39 chromosome 5e, Coffea Arabica ET-39 HiFi, whole genome shotgun sequence DNA segment encodes these proteins:
- the LOC140006756 gene encoding early nodulin-like protein 9 — translation MAQANLRSTGKAFRVLGLFSLLLLVEKGIAFEFKVGGPNGWAVPADPNSNSHNQWAEKNRFQTGDSLSFVYPGDKDSVLYVTKEDYNNCSTDRPLQKFTDGHTVFNLNHSGPYYFISGVKDNCLKNEKIIVVVMADRSKVVPAPSNETVAASPPSNETTTSPPPSPSAEVSPSPAPATGESSPPPSGPEETNPTPAPSEQSSPPKSGASSILFGLIGSLGALSGSSLLLFF, via the exons ATGGCTCAGGCCAATCTGAGATCAACTGGAAAAGCCTTTCGTGTCCTAGGCCTCTTTAGCCTTTTGCTGCTTGTTGAGAAAGGCATTGCATTTGAGTTCAAGGTCGGAGGTCCCAACGGTTGGGCAGTTCCTGCTGATCCTAACTCAAACAGCCACAATCAATGGGCGGAGAAAAACCGGTTTCAAACTGGGGACTCCCTGT CGTTCGTCTACCCGGGAGACAAAGACTCTGTGCTTTACGTGACTAAGGAGGACTATAACAATTGCAGTACGGACAGACCTCTTCAAAAGTTTACAGATGGCCACACCGTGTTCAATTTGAACCATTCTGGACCATACTATTTCATAAGTGGAGTCAAGGACAACTGCCTTAAGAACGAAAAGATCATTGTGGTTGTGATGGCAGACAGAAGCAAGGTCGTTCCAGCTCCTTCTAATGAAACAGTGGCAGCTTCTCCTCCTTCAAATGAAACGACGACATCTCCTCCTCCTTCACCATCAGCAGAGGTATCCCCATCCCCAGCACCAGCAACTGGAGAATCATCTCCTCCACCCTCTGGACCAGAGGAGACAAATCCAACTCCAGCCCCTTCAGAGCAATCATCTCCTCCTAAAAGTGGTGCATCTTCAATTCTTTTCGGACTCATTGGCTCCTTGGGAGCTCTTTCTGGATCATCACTCCTGCTGTTTTTCTGA